One stretch of Rosistilla oblonga DNA includes these proteins:
- a CDS encoding 2Fe-2S iron-sulfur cluster-binding protein, translated as MPIVTFGGVQIECELGANLRRVLLNAKLPLYNPVARVTNCRGLGACGTCAVKLRGSASWPTKIEAARLRLPPHTAEAGLRLACKVLVHGDLDVEKFGGVWGQDLNRPVRLGEPRSCPPPCLPVAPKVFEPAVPSIQFRSSRSVIRSLHVASGRRPASPRRHRAAMSEPARVTRAKLVQLVREREPVGTF; from the coding sequence ATGCCCATCGTCACTTTCGGCGGCGTCCAAATCGAATGTGAGCTAGGGGCCAATCTGCGCCGTGTTCTCTTAAACGCCAAACTGCCGCTGTACAATCCGGTCGCGCGGGTCACGAATTGCCGAGGGCTTGGCGCTTGTGGTACCTGCGCTGTGAAGCTGCGTGGTAGCGCGTCGTGGCCAACGAAGATCGAAGCTGCTCGTTTGCGCTTGCCGCCTCATACCGCTGAAGCCGGCTTGCGATTGGCCTGCAAAGTTCTGGTGCATGGCGATCTCGATGTGGAAAAGTTTGGCGGCGTTTGGGGGCAGGATCTAAATCGTCCCGTCAGGTTGGGCGAGCCGCGCAGTTGTCCGCCACCGTGCCTGCCCGTGGCACCGAAGGTCTTCGAACCCGCGGTCCCATCGATTCAGTTTCGGTCGAGCCGTTCGGTGATCCGGTCGTTGCATGTCGCTTCGGGCCGCAGGCCTGCGTCCCCTCGTCGTCATCGCGCCGCGATGTCCGAACCCGCTCGAGTCACTCGGGCCAAGCTGGTGCAATTGGTCCGCGAGCGCGAGCCGGTCGGAACCTTTTAG
- the xseA gene encoding exodeoxyribonuclease VII large subunit: MSTSNSSTPTAKPTALSVTQLNNQVKQTLEGQFRNIWVAGEITDIARPHSGHVYLTLKDQKSQVRGVIWRSAAERLRFDLQDGQSVLCQGDVDVYGARGTYQLVIRRVELRGVGDLQYALRQLQQKLQAEGLFDPARKRPLPRFPRRIGLVTSPTSAAVHDFLEVAQRRWPDLNVLIIPTKVQGAEAAGEIVAGIDAAHRIDPPLDVLVVARGGGSVEDLWCFNDERVVRAIVASKIPLVSAIGHEIDVTLSDLASDRRALTPSEAGELVVRSRDDLSAELTKLADDLRVRIFQKHANQQAQLEQLSRRPAFTRPFDRITQQALWFDEAEMRFNRGIQQVVTKMRQQLASAAELLDAVGPLKVLARGYSVTQTADSGKLVQSIDQLEVGQSIQTVLADGKVRSTVDAIVE; encoded by the coding sequence TTGAGCACATCGAATTCGAGCACGCCGACCGCCAAGCCGACTGCCCTGTCGGTGACTCAGTTGAACAATCAGGTCAAGCAGACGCTGGAGGGGCAGTTCCGCAACATCTGGGTCGCCGGCGAGATCACCGATATCGCGCGGCCTCACAGTGGCCACGTCTATCTGACGCTGAAGGACCAGAAGAGTCAGGTGCGTGGCGTGATCTGGCGAAGCGCTGCCGAACGGTTGCGATTCGATCTGCAGGATGGCCAGTCGGTCCTGTGCCAGGGCGATGTCGATGTGTACGGCGCTCGCGGGACGTACCAGTTGGTGATCCGGCGAGTCGAGCTGCGCGGCGTCGGCGACTTGCAATATGCGCTCCGCCAGTTGCAGCAGAAGCTGCAAGCCGAAGGGCTGTTCGATCCGGCGCGGAAGCGGCCGCTGCCACGCTTCCCGCGGCGAATCGGTTTGGTGACCAGTCCGACGAGCGCGGCGGTGCACGATTTTCTGGAGGTCGCTCAGCGGCGTTGGCCCGATCTGAACGTGCTGATTATTCCGACCAAGGTGCAGGGGGCCGAAGCGGCCGGGGAGATCGTCGCCGGGATCGATGCCGCGCATCGGATCGATCCGCCGTTGGATGTCCTGGTTGTCGCTCGCGGCGGCGGCAGCGTCGAAGACTTGTGGTGCTTCAACGACGAACGCGTCGTCCGCGCGATCGTCGCGTCGAAGATCCCGCTGGTCTCGGCGATCGGTCATGAAATCGATGTCACGTTGAGCGACTTGGCCAGCGACCGGCGGGCGCTGACTCCTTCGGAAGCTGGCGAATTGGTCGTCCGGTCTCGCGACGACCTCTCCGCTGAATTAACAAAACTCGCCGACGATCTGAGGGTGCGGATCTTTCAAAAGCACGCCAATCAACAGGCCCAGTTGGAACAGCTGTCGCGTCGGCCTGCCTTCACTCGCCCCTTCGATCGCATCACGCAACAGGCGCTCTGGTTCGATGAGGCGGAAATGCGATTCAATCGCGGCATTCAACAGGTTGTGACCAAGATGCGGCAACAACTCGCTTCGGCTGCCGAACTGTTGGATGCTGTTGGTCCGTTGAAGGTCCTCGCCCGCGGCTACAGCGTCACGCAAACCGCCGACTCGGGCAAACTGGTCCAGTCGATCGACCAGTTGGAGGTGGGGCAGTCGATTCAGACGGTTCTCGCCGACGGCAAGGTCCGCAGTACAGTTGACGCTATTGTGGAATAG
- the dapA gene encoding 4-hydroxy-tetrahydrodipicolinate synthase encodes MTQRKGSDYAGLSVAIVTPFRDGEVDYSLLRNQIEFQIDAGTNCIVPVGTTGESPTLTHDEHERVISEVIQAVAGRCKVMAGTGSNSTAEALRLTQRAEREGADATLQVAPYYNKPMQEGFYQHFKAVAEAVSIPVCVYNIPGRTGKVIEAETIARLGELPGITMVKEATGSLDMCSQILNQTNLTVLSGDDSLTLPMLAVGAEGVVSVAGNIVPKDMRAMVEAFANGSAEEALRLHHQLFPLCKNMLGLATNPIPLKAAMRLLGRDSGEMRLPMTPLDPASESQLVQTLTAYGLL; translated from the coding sequence ATGACTCAACGCAAAGGTTCCGATTACGCAGGGCTATCGGTAGCGATCGTGACCCCGTTCCGCGACGGCGAGGTCGATTATTCGCTGCTGCGAAACCAGATCGAATTCCAGATCGATGCCGGCACCAACTGTATTGTCCCCGTCGGGACCACCGGTGAATCGCCGACGCTCACGCACGACGAGCACGAACGTGTGATCAGCGAAGTGATCCAAGCGGTCGCCGGTCGCTGCAAAGTGATGGCGGGAACGGGCAGCAACAGCACCGCCGAAGCCCTGCGATTGACTCAGCGAGCCGAACGCGAAGGTGCCGACGCGACGCTGCAAGTCGCTCCTTATTACAACAAGCCGATGCAGGAAGGTTTCTACCAGCACTTCAAGGCGGTTGCCGAAGCCGTCTCGATTCCGGTCTGCGTCTACAACATCCCCGGCCGCACCGGCAAGGTGATCGAAGCCGAAACGATCGCGCGACTGGGCGAACTGCCCGGAATCACGATGGTCAAGGAAGCCACCGGCTCCCTGGACATGTGCTCGCAAATTCTTAACCAGACCAACCTGACAGTCCTCAGCGGCGACGACAGCCTGACCCTGCCGATGCTGGCCGTGGGTGCCGAAGGCGTCGTTTCGGTCGCTGGAAATATCGTCCCCAAAGACATGCGAGCGATGGTCGAAGCGTTCGCCAACGGTTCGGCAGAAGAGGCGTTGCGGTTGCACCACCAATTGTTCCCACTCTGCAAGAACATGCTCGGACTGGCGACCAACCCGATTCCGTTGAAGGCGGCGATGCGGCTGTTGGGTCGCGATTCGGGCGAGATGCGGTTGCCGATGACCCCCTTGGATCCTGCGTCGGAATCCCAATTGGTGCAGACGCTGACCGCCTACGGACTCCTCTAA